From Thermovenabulum gondwanense:
CCGGCCTTTACCTTCAATGTTAGGGTGCAATTTTCTATTTTTTTGGCAAGTTCCAGGGCCTCTCTTTTTTCCCTTTCCTTTTTATTCTCCACCGCCTTTTTTTCCTGTTCCAGCTTTGCTATGTTCCCCGAGGAAGCCTCTATGGCTAAATTCCTGGGGAAGAGGAAATTGCGGGCATAACCGTCGGCCACATTAACCACATCGCCTTTTTTGCCCAGGTTTTTAACATCCTGAATTAAAATGACCTTCATTTTTCTCACCCCTATAATATTAAGTTACAATTTTCTAAAATTCATTAATATATCAAACATTCCGGCCCAGGCTACTATTTGCGCAAAGAAAGGATTGAAGAACACCAATAAGACCGCAAGAACTCTTAATGGTTTTGATACATTGTATTTGCCAAAGTAATAGGCAAGAAGGGAAAAGCCTTCTATAAAAAAGGCAAAGTAAAATACCAGCTGCAAATTCATCCCTATGGTTTTTAATATTCCCGCAGGCCAGTAGGGTTCAAGGAAAGTGAGCAATATCCCAATCATGAAAAAAAATACCGTAAAGGACGGAAGCTTCCACTGCCAGAAAGGGGTAAAATCCTTAATCCTGCTTCCTAACTTTGTTATTACAAGTTTTGCCACACTGTAATTTAAAAAGGAGTCTACAATGGAAGCGAGCACAAATACCCCGGGGATTGCCATTGAGAGAAGGTTTACCGCCTGCTTAAAGTTTTGTGTGGTCTGTTCCACCAATTCTTTATTCATGCCCATGGATGTGTAAAATTTCGTTACCTGCTCCACGGATTCTTTCAATGCAGCAATTTCCTCATTTATAGGGTTAATTCCCATTACGTAAAGGGAAATAATAATCAAAACCACCTTGGCTATAAGGGAAGCCACGGTGCCCACCGCCAAGCATTTTTCTGCGGAAAAATCCTTACTTATTGCCCATCCTAAGGCTATCCCTATAAGCCCAAATCCCAAAATTACGGTAAGAGCCTGTAGAGGTCCTTCCAGCATGGCTACGATGATGCCCGATACGACTGTGGCAAGGATGCTTATTTTCAATCCATGCCTTATACCGAGAAGTATTATAGGTACAGGCCAGACAAGGCTTGCAAAGGTCCCCAGAATCGGTATATAAAGCGAAAGCAAGCTTAGAATAATCGTAATTGCTGATAGAAGCGCTCCCTCAACCAGTGCCCTGGTATTGTTTTGCATAAGTTTTCCCCCTTTTTGCTTAAAAAAAGAGAGGGATTACCCCTCTCTTTATTCCGTGGTAAACGGCAGTAAAGCCATGTTTCTGGCTCTTTTGATGGCAACGGTAAGCTGCCTTTGATGTCTTGCACAATTACCTGTAATCCTACGGGGCAAGATTTTTGCTCTTTCGGTTATAAATTTCCTCAATCTTGCCACGTCTTTGTAATCAATATAATCTATTTTATCCACGCAGAAACTGCAGACCTTTTTCTTCTTGTTCTTTTTCGCCTTCACCCTCTATCCTCCTTTTCTTAATACTTAGAAGGGCAAATCTTCTCCGGCGTTTAAATCCTCATCGAAATCAAAATTCAAATCTATATCCGGGTCATTAAATCCTTCTTCAAAAGCACCCGTCTGGGGTTCGGGTTCCCTTTCCTGGGAATCCGTTGCCTTAGGCCTATCCAAAAATTGTATTTCTTCAGCTACCACTTCGGTAACCCATTTTCTTGTACCATTTTGAGTCTCAAAAGACCTCACCTGCAGCCTTCCGCTAACCCCCACGAGTCTGCCCTTTCTAAGGTTGCTCGCACATTGTTCGGCCAATTTTCTCCAAACCACGATGGGAATAAAATCCGTATCTCTTTCCCCTTTTTGATTCAAAAAGGGCCTCGAGACGGCCAGCGTGAAGGTAGCCACGGCTACCCCGCTCCCAGGGGTGTACCTCAGTTCGGGGTCTTTTGTAAGCCTTCCGATTAAAATAACCTTATTCAAGTTTTACACCCCTATCTATCCTTCCGGATAACGATGTGCCTTAAAACGCCGGTGGTAATCTTCAAAAGCCTTTCCATTTCCTGCACCGCCGATGGGTCTGCAGTAAAGTACATTATTACATAATACCCTTCTTTGCGGTGCTCAATGGGGTAGGCCAATCTTCTTTTTCCCCACCGTTCGATCTCCTGTACCTCTCCCCCTCTGTCGGTAATTACGCTTTTGAACTTTTCAATCAAAGAATTGGTTGAATCCTCATTCAAATCGGGGTCGAGGATGTACATGGTTTCATAGCTCCTCATCTTTTCACCTCCTCGGACATTTGGCCCCGGAATTTCACCGGAGCAGAGATGCTCTTGCGTATTATATCATTATTCTGTCAGATTTTCAAGCTCTCCCGGTCCCATACTTTTTACTATCTTTTTAACGCCTTTTTCGAATTTTGGCCGCGGGATCATGACTTTTCTTCCACATCCCAAGCATTTTATCCCTATATCGGCTCCCAGCCTCCATATTTCCCATTGAAAGCTTCCGCAGGGGTGCTTTTTTTTCATTTCAACTACATCACCGAGATAAAATTTCAATTGCATCACTCCTTTAAGCACCTTTTAGCGGGGCTTTAAAATAAGCAAAACTTATTTTTTCTTTTTCAAAACGTTCCTTGATTTTCTTCCTGATTTCCCTTTCTACCGCCCACTGCTTAAGCGGAGTTGTCTTAGATATAATGGTGAATTCGATTCCTTCCAGTCCAAAATCTGTGATACCTAAAACATCCGGGCCTTCTTTTATGTACTCCAGGGTTTTAATTTCCTCGCATATTTCCCTTAGAATGCTGAAAACCCTTTCTATATTTTCTTCATAGGATACCTTTACCTTCACGAGCGCCCTCATATTGCCCCTCGTGTGGTTTGTTACCCTTTTAATCTCCCCGTTGGGTATTATATGGAGCTGTCCACCAAAATCCCTGAGTTTTGTAATTCGGAACCCTACCTCCTCCACAAAGCCCTCTACTTCTCCTGTTTCAATGTAATCCCCCACCTGGTATTGATCTTCAAACAAAATGAAAAATCCCGCAATTACATCTTTCACAAGGCTTTGGGCTCCAAATCCCACCGCGATGCCGCCGATGCCCGCAGCGGTTAATAGAGAAGAGGTGTTTATACCTGCCAGGTCCAGAAGTATCAGGAGCGCGACGAAATATACGGTGTATTTCAAAAGGCTTTTTAAAAGCCCTCCCAAGGTTTTTATTCTGTTCTCATTTGTCTTAATTATTTTCGTCTGCCGGTGAAAAAGGCCATCAATGAACCGGTTTAATATTTTTACGATTAATACCGATAAAATTATAACATAAAGCATTTTTGCGTATTTAGTGTTTAAAAAACTCAGCTGAGTCCAATAGTTCATAAAGAAAACACCCTTTATATAGTAATGGTTTTAAACAACGTCATTTTTTCTACGATTGTGTACATATTCGTAATGCTTCCCACCTGCAGTTTCTCTTTAAGGTTATAGTAATCCAAGCAGGTGCCACAGGAAAGTATGCTTACTCCTTTTTCTTCAAGGGTTTTTAATATTCCCGTAATTTCCGAACCCCCGGTGGTCAGGAAAACTCCGCTGTTTACAAAAATTATGGATTCGGGTAGTTTTTGCGATTCGCTCAATGCATATAAAAAACTTCTCATAAGCAATTTCCCGAGCTCTTCGGAACCTTGTCCAAAAGTATTCCTGCCAATCAGAACCACATAATCATCTTTTCCCTCGGTTTTATCTTCTTTTTTTTCTTCCTTATGAGCAGTTAAATAAAATAGTCCTTCCTTTTCTTCCGCTTTTACGGAAAATCCTCTGCTTTTTAGAAACTTAGATACATTCTCTTTTGATACCTCATTATCCACGATTACAGTTATATCTTCAATGTTTTCATTTTCTTCCAGTGCGTTTTTGGTCATAATAACAGGTTCCGGGCATTTTTTCCCCCTGCAGTCCACGCTTACCATATTTTTCCTCCTTTTAAATAAATTTTATAACCTTCGGAAATATTGTATCAATAACCCTTAACTGATTCAATATCTTCGATTCATTGAGCAAGTTCCAAAAGTATCTATTGTTAAAAATTGTGAAAAAGGGCTGAAAAGCCGTTGTAACTATGGAAAGCCATAAAGCAATAGCGATAAGGGATAAAAAAGCTCCGGACAGCCTGTTTAAAAAAGACATTTTTGTTTTCTTTGTTAACCCAGCAATAAAATATTCAGCCACGGCAAAAATAATCTGTATCCCGGCGAAGATAACGAGAAAAGCTATTGCATTTAATGCCATATCCAAAATCATTCTATGATTTAATATCCCGGCCGGAAGGGGATCGGAAGGCAATCTCCCGGTGCCCAAATTAAAAACCTGAGCCAATCTTCGTTCCAGGCCAAAATTTTTTGAAAGAAAATCTACAGTGTTTTTTTGATAAAAAATAGCAGCATAGATTGAAATTATTATTCCCACTACATTTATAGCTGATGTTACAATCCCTCTTGTGTACCCATCTACAGCTCCTTTTATAAAAATAAAAAGTAAAAAAATATCGAGGAAATTCATAAAAAGCATCTCCTCTACAAAAGGATACTTATTAATAAGATATGCATTTTATGGAATTTTGTTACAAAAATGAATAGATTTTTACTATCAGTGTCAATAATATTAAAAAATGCTCTGTTTAGGAGGTTTCCGATGATAATACCGCAGTTATTGCGAACCGAGGAAATAAGGGTTCATATAGAAAATCCTCTTGCTTCTGAAATCCTTTCAAGGGGCATAGGGAGAATTTTAGAAGAGGAATGGAAGCAGCAAAGCGAAATTGTTTTTTTATGTATCGGAACCGATAGATCCACAGGTGATTCCTTGGGGCCAATGGTTGGAAATTTTCTTTTAGAAGATCCTGTTATAAAAAAAATCCCCCTTGTAAACGTTTTCGGATGTTTGAAAGAGCCGGTTCACGCTGGAAATCTCGAAAAAGTATTGCAGGAACTTAACGATTCAAAGGAAAAACCTTTTATTATAGCTATTGACGCTTCCTTAGGAAGGCTCGAAAATATCGGCACTATTAAGCTGGGCAAGGGACCGTTAAAGCCCGGTGCCGGGGTGAAAAAAGAATTACCTCCCGTTGGGGCTTTTCATATTACGGGAACCGTCAATTTTGGAGGCCTGATGGAGTACTTAGTCCTGCAGAATACGAGGCTTTATATAGTTTACGAAATGGCAAAGGTTATATCGGATTCCATACATAAAGGAATAATCCTTTATTTCAGGAAATAATGTTTATAGCCCCGGGCCATAATTCAAAGGTTTTTGGCGTAACCCCGATTATATCCCCATCGGTGTGAACCAAAATCGGAGACCGGCTTTTTATTGTAACCTTCTTCCCCCGTATGGTTTCGTACGACCGATGGGTGGTATGCCTTCCTGTGAATACTTTTGGTAAAAATCTTAATATCTCGAGTTTGCCAACCTCATTTACTATCGAAACGTCTAAATATCCGTCATCCGGCTGGGCGGTAGGGCATATCATCATACCGCCGCCATAATACCTGCCATTGCTAACCGTAACAAGCCACACCCTTTTTTTTAGCACTTTACCATCGAGAATAATTTCAACTTCCTGGGGTTTAAACCTTAAAAGGGTCTTTATTACCGCAAATATATAGGCCGCGCTGCCCTTTAAAAACTTAACTTCATTATTCACGCAATCCGCTACGAAGGCATCCAGCCCTGCCCCCGCTGCGTTGATAAGTATTTCACCATTACAGCTTATAACATCTACCTTTCTGGTGTTTCCCCTTTTAATCAAATCTAAAGATTTCTCTATATCTTCGGGAATACCCACGGTCCTCGCAAAATCATTTCCTGTTCCCGCAGGTATTATACCTAATTTTACTTCTTTACCGGCTAAGGATTTTACAATTTCCCTTATGGTTCCATCTCCACCCACGGAAACTATGGTGTTAAAACCCTGTTCCCAGGCTTTTTGCGCTAAATAAGTAGCTTCTCCTGCCCGACTGGTAAAGCAGTAATTGTATTTTATATCGATCTTTTTTTGGATTTTAGACCAAACCCCTTTAGCCCTTCCTCTCCCTGCTACTGGATTTATTACAAAAAATACCGACAACCGTTATTTCTCCCCTTCCTGCATTTTTTATCCGTTTTCCGTCCTTATCATTTCGCATTTACCGTTAAACTCAGCGCCCTCTTCAACTATAATCCCTTCAACCTTCACATCTCCGGTTACCTTCCCCGAAGTTTTAATATAAAGTTTTCCTTTTAAAAATATATTACCCTGGTACTCGCCCGCTATTACGGCATTGTTGGCTTTTATCTGGGCTTTTACCTTAGATCCTTCCGATATTATTATATCGCTTTCGCTTTCTATCTCTCCCTCCATCGTTCCATCGATTTTAAGGACCCCGCTGGAAATTATCTTGCCCTGAAATTCTGCATTTTTCCCTATAATCGTTTCTACCCTGTCTTTCGCCGAATTTAATTCTTCCTTTTTGCCGAACATAAATTCCCCCCTGTTTTTTCAATCCTGATAGGATTGTTTTTTTATGTAGGTTAAAGGATCTATAAATCTACCATTGTGTAAAATAGAAAAATGAAGGTGAGCACCGGTGCTTCTCCCCGTGCTTCCCACCGCAGCTATATCCTGGCCCTTTAAAACTTTTTGTCCTTTTCTTACAAGTATTTTTGAGGCATGAGAATACATGGTCTGTATTCCATTATTATGATTAATAATAACGGTATATCCGTATCCCGCCTTGTATCCGGCAAATACCACCACTCCGTTTGCCGCCGCTTTAATCTTTGTACCGTAAGCTGCCGAAATATCAACTCCATCGTGAAACTCTCTGCCTCTCCCGAAGGGATTTTTCCTGTAGCCAAAATCAGAAGTTATTTCACCCTGCACCGGCCATAAACCCGGGATGGAATCTACCCTTTCCTTCATTTCCATTAAAGCTTCTGAAAGATTTATCAGATTTTTTTCCTTTTCCTCCAATTTTTCATTTAGGTCGTTTAGTATCAAAAGTAATTCTCCTCGATTTATATCCCCACGGCTGGAAAGCCCCATAGTTTTCTGCTGTGTAAGCCCGTAATCTTGTATTTTAAATGTACTGTCTTTCAAGACCTGGTTTAATTTACCTTCCAATTCCTCTATTTTGGACAATTTTTTTTCGACCTCATTTATTTTGTCTTCTAATTGTTTTTTCTGCTGATTGTATTCCTTTATTTTATGTTCCATTTCCTTGTAATTTTCATTTTCCTGTAAGAGTTTATAATTTTCCGATTTGATGAGATTTATGTATCTTATAAGGTTAAAGGTTAAAAGCACAATAAGAAACAAAGAAAATATCACGCCGTATTTAACTATGGAAATTTTTTTAGAATCCAGAAAGAAGGAAAGGGTTTTTTTATCCGAATGGGGCACTATCATTATGGTCATACTATCTTTCTTTTTTTTCATATATCATCCTCCCGGCTATTCGGAGAGTGCCTTTTGTAAAACCTTTTTCTCCTCTTCACTTAACAGATACGTACTGGTTCCGCCGCTGATGGGCTTTAAATACACCCTGTTCTCATCCCTCCCGTAAATGCTGGTTATTATAAATCCATCGTTATTCCCGTTTAACAGAGCAATACTAAAGCTAAGATCGCTTCCCATATTTTCAAAAGCATTGTACCTGATGGCGTGAAATTTTTGTAATGCAGCCTTAGACCTTGCCTCAAAATCTTCCACTTTTTTTTTGATACTTACCCCATCTTCCTTTGTTTTTTCCACTTCCCTGGCTATCATCATCAAAATTTCCTCCAGGTTTTTCCCATCCATTCCCCTTGTAAGTGCCTGATATTTCTTCATAATTTTTGTCAATTTTACGCTGACGGCAATAAAAATTATAAGTGCGGCAATATAAAGGAAAACGGTTATCAATATAAGTGTATCGATATTTTCTCCAATTAGTCTCTTTACTTCCTGTATGTACTGTAGCTGCATTTTTATTTGCCTCCCTTAGATCCTTAATCTGCACATCACATTAATAAAAATTATATTTCATGAATAAATAAGTTATAAATATCGCGGTAAATATTGCGGGCAGAAAATTACCCACCTTTACTCGAGATTTCCCCGACAGCATGTTTATGCCTATGCCGAAAATTAAAAGACCCCCGGTAGCAGTCATTTCTCTTATTATTTCCTGGGTTAAATACGCTTTAATAAATCTTGCAGAAAGCGTTATGGCCCCCTGGTAGATAAAAACCGGAAGGGAGGAAAAGGCCACTCCTATACCCAGGCTGGAAGTGAAGACTATAGACGAAACCCCGTCGAGTATTGACTTAACAAAAAGAATACTGTGGTTTCCGCTTAAACCGCTTTCAATTGACCCCATAATAGCCATGGCCCCCACGCAGTATACCAGACTGGCCGTTACAAAAGCCTTTGTAAACTCTCCTTCGGTTTTTGAGAACTTCTTCTCAATTCTTCCTCCTATCTTATTAAGTCCTTCTTCTATTTTTAAACTTTCGCCGATGATCGCTCCGGTGACTATACTTAAAGTAACCACCAGTAAGTTGTTTGTCTTGATGCTCATGGATATTCCTATAAGCATTACCGTAAGGCTAAGCCCCTGCATCACCGTGGACTTAATATCTTCGCTGAAACTGTTTTTTAAGAAATATCCCAGCAAGGAACCTATCAGTATAGATACTGAATTTACTACCGTGCCCAGCAATTTTTATCCCCCAATTCCTTTTGTTATAACATTTCCTTAAGTTAAAGGTTTTTATGAAAAAACCCGGGGATTTTCCCGGGTTTTCACTAAAAGTATAGATCCCTCTCCCCCCGTTCCAATCGCGATAATTTTTCAACAGTCTTTTTTCTGATGGTTTCGTTGGGAATATCCATTAAGCTTTTTTGAATTACCTTTTCTCCTATTTCTTTCAATTTTTCATCGGCGTAATCCATCAGAAATTCTTTAAAAGTCAAAATGGCATTTGGCTGGCAAAGGTTTTGTATGTTTCCGGTTTTTGCCAGTTCCATGAACCTGTCGCCGGTCCTACCCATCCGGTAGCAGGCGGTGCAATAACTGGGCAGGTACCCCTGCCGGCATAGGGACATCAATACCTCGTTGGGAGTTCTTTTATCTTCCACTTCAAATTGGTAACAGGCATTTTTTTCTTTTTTACTGATTTCGTCGTGATATCCTCCCACACCTGTACAGGATCCGGCGCTTATTTGCGAAATCCCTACCGAAATAACCTCTTCTCTAAAATCCGGCTTTTCCCTGGTTGAAAGGATCATTCCTGTATAGGGGACGGCGAGCCTTACAATGGCTACAATTTTCTTGAAATCTTTATCGCTTACCAGATACGGGAAGCTTTTCAAATCAACCCCTTTTGCCGGCCTCAATCTGGGAAAGGAAATGGTATGGGGCCCCACCCCGTACTTTTCATCCAAGTATTTAGCGTGCATTATCAGCGCCACCACTTCATATTTAAAATCGTAAAGGCCAAACAGCACGCCCAATCCTACGTCATCTATATCCCCCAGCATGGCCCTGTCCATAGCAGTAGTGTGATAATTGTAATCGCTTTTCGGTCCGGCGGGATGCATGTATTTGTACGTTGGTCTGTGGTAGGTTTCCTGAAATAGGATATACGTTCCAATACCTACCTCTTTCAATTTTTTGTAATTTTCCACATTAGTGGCTGCTATATTGACGTTAACCCTTCTTATACTGCCGTTTTTTAACTTGGTATCGTACACGGTTTTAATTACTTCCAGAGTATAATCTATCGGGCAGTTTACCGGATCTTCTCCCGCCTCTAAGGCAAGTCTTTTATGCCCCATTTCTTCCAGTATTTGTACTTCTTCCCTAACTTCATCCATGGTCAGCCTTCTTCTCTTGGCATCATTTTCTCTTCTATAACCGCAGTACCTGCAGTTGTTTACACAGTAGTCGCTGAAATAAAGAGGTGCAAATAAAACTATCCTGTTACCGTAAATTTTGTTTTTGACTTCTTTGGCAACCAGGTATAATTCTTCCAGCAACTCCTCATCTTCTAAATAAAGAAGGCTTGCCACTTCATTAATATCCAAACCTTTTGCTTCTCTCGCCTTTTCAATTATTTCCCTTATTTCGCTTTTTGCGGTTTTTTCCCCTCTTTTCAGGGCTTCTAAAATTTTTTGATCATCGATGAAATCTGCCTTAAAATTTTCGGGATCCTCTTTCAATACATACTCCATTACTTTCCCTCCTTAATTTATTGATTTTAGTGACAGTTACTAATCTTTATCCTCCCGGAGGGAAAGCCGCTTTTAAAATTGACATGAATTTCTCCCCCCTTCGCTCAGGAATTTCCCTCACGTCAGGATATAATTTAAAAAATGTTTCACGTGAAACAATTTATATTGTTATTAATTCAATTATCCTCTCCAGATCTTCCTTAGAGTAAAATTCAATTTCAATCTTGCCTCTGTCGCCACTTCCTTTAATTTTTACCTTGGTTCCCAATGCGGAACGTAAAATTTCTTCAACATCATTGAACCTGTTTCCTTCCTTTCCTCTATCTTTATTAAAATTTTCCTTTGTTCTATTTTCTCTCGCCTTTTTTATAAACTCTTCGGTTTCCCTTACCGATAATCCCTCTTTTAAAATCTTTTTAGCCAGTGACATCCTTTCTTCGGAATCTTCCAATGCCAACAGTGCCCTTGCATGTCCCGAGCTTATTTCTCCCTTAATCATCATACTTTTTATCTCATCATCCAAATTCAACAATCTCAATGTATTTGCTATAAAAGGTCTGCTCTTGCCGAGCTTTTTGGCCAGTTCCTCCTGAGTTAATCCGCATTGTTCTATTAAAGTCCTGTATGCTTCAGCCTCTTCAATAGGATTTAAATCTTCCCTCTGGATATTTTCAATTAAAGCGACCTCCATTATTTCTTCTCTGGTCAGTTCCTTTACTACGGCGGGAATTTTTTTTAATCCGGCTATTTTTGCAGCCCTCCATCTTCTTTCACCGGCAACTATTTCATAACCTCGTTCGGTTTTTTTCAGTATAATAGGCTGAATGATTCCGTGTGTTTTTATAGATTCGGCAAGTTCTATCAGTTTTTCTTCATCAAAATTTTTCCTTGGCTGATTTTCCCGCGAATATATTTTATCTACATCTATCTCTATTAGATTCTCTTCTTTTCCTTCATCTAAGGGGATTAAAGCCCCAAGTCCCTTTCCAAGAGCCTTCTTAGGCAATTCCGAGCACCTCCCTTGCCAGTTCCATATATACTTCGGACCCTTTGGATTTGGGGTCATAGGCTATTATTGGCTTTCCGTGGCTCGGTGCCTCACTCAACCTTACATTCCTGGGTATGATAGTTTTATATACTTTATTTCTAAAAAATTTTTTCACTTCTTCTACTACCTGTATTGATAAATTTGTTCTGGCGTCAAACATGGTGAGCAAAACTCCTTCAATTTCAAGGGTTTCATTCAATGACTTTTGAACCAATTTTATTGTATTCATCAGCTGGCTTAAACCTTCTAACGCGTAATACTCGCATTGTATGGGTATCAAAACCGAGTTGGCAGCCGTAAGGGCGTTAATTGTAAGAAGTCCCAGAGAAGGAGGGCAATCAATGATAATATAATTATAACGATCGCTTATATTTTCCAGGGAATTTTTTAACAAATACTCCCTTCCTTCCATCATAACAAGTTCGATTTCAGCTCCGGCTAATTGGATATTCGAAGGGATAATGTGGAGGTTTTTATATTTAGTATCAATGATATTGTCTTCAACCGGTTCACCGTTGATTAAAACATTATACAGGGATCCTTTTAATTTTTCTTTATCAATTCCCAGGCCGCTGGTGGAATTTCCCTGCGGGTCTATATCTACTATCAGGACTTTTTTCCCTAAGGAGGCTATACAGGAGCTAAGGTTTACAGCAGTGGTGGTTTTGCCCACACCGCCCTTTTGGTTTGCAATTGCTATAATCTTTGCCATCCTTTCACCAACCCAGCTTTATTATAATAATTATTTCTATTTTATCATTTTATTTCCTTCTATTAAATAAAAAAAATAATGGTTCTCTACCTCTTGGGTATTTGAACCACCAGCTCTATATAATCCCCTTTATCGTATTCCTTATATTCCGCACTGAGGCCTGTGTCTTTTATATTCGATACCAATTTTCTAATAGAATTTACAAATATCCTGATATCCTTTATCGCGATTTTTAGATTTTTTTTCTTATTTTTCTCTTTCTGCTTTTGCTTTGTCAAATAGGAGTCAACTAATTCTTCAGTTTGTCTCACATTCAAGCCCTTTTCAACTACTTTTTTAATTACCTCCCTTTGCATTTCCTCGTCGGGAATTTTTAACAGGGCTCGAGCATGCCTTTCAGTCAGGTTTTCCTGGGAAATAATTTTCAAAATATCAGGTGGTATCTTTAATATACGTATTTTGTTAGCTATGGTAGACTGGCTTTTCCCTATCCGCATTGCCAATTGTTCCTGTGTTAGACCGTGTTCTTCCATAAGAAGCCTGTAACCTTCTGCTTCCTCTATAAAATT
This genomic window contains:
- the rplI gene encoding 50S ribosomal protein L9; its protein translation is MKVILIQDVKNLGKKGDVVNVADGYARNFLFPRNLAIEASSGNIAKLEQEKKAVENKKEREKREALELAKKIENCTLTLKVKAGEQGKLYGSINTKDIAEGLKEQFKIDIDKRKIVLQEVIKTLGVYEATAKIHPEVEAKFKINVIEG
- a CDS encoding YybS family protein, translating into MQNNTRALVEGALLSAITIILSLLSLYIPILGTFASLVWPVPIILLGIRHGLKISILATVVSGIIVAMLEGPLQALTVILGFGLIGIALGWAISKDFSAEKCLAVGTVASLIAKVVLIIISLYVMGINPINEEIAALKESVEQVTKFYTSMGMNKELVEQTTQNFKQAVNLLSMAIPGVFVLASIVDSFLNYSVAKLVITKLGSRIKDFTPFWQWKLPSFTVFFFMIGILLTFLEPYWPAGILKTIGMNLQLVFYFAFFIEGFSLLAYYFGKYNVSKPLRVLAVLLVFFNPFFAQIVAWAGMFDILMNFRKL
- the rpsR gene encoding 30S ribosomal protein S18, giving the protein MKAKKNKKKKVCSFCVDKIDYIDYKDVARLRKFITERAKILPRRITGNCARHQRQLTVAIKRARNMALLPFTTE
- a CDS encoding single-stranded DNA-binding protein → MNKVILIGRLTKDPELRYTPGSGVAVATFTLAVSRPFLNQKGERDTDFIPIVVWRKLAEQCASNLRKGRLVGVSGRLQVRSFETQNGTRKWVTEVVAEEIQFLDRPKATDSQEREPEPQTGAFEEGFNDPDIDLNFDFDEDLNAGEDLPF
- the rpsF gene encoding 30S ribosomal protein S6; the protein is MRSYETMYILDPDLNEDSTNSLIEKFKSVITDRGGEVQEIERWGKRRLAYPIEHRKEGYYVIMYFTADPSAVQEMERLLKITTGVLRHIVIRKDR
- a CDS encoding DUF951 domain-containing protein; translation: MQLKFYLGDVVEMKKKHPCGSFQWEIWRLGADIGIKCLGCGRKVMIPRPKFEKGVKKIVKSMGPGELENLTE
- a CDS encoding mechanosensitive ion channel family protein, translating into MNYWTQLSFLNTKYAKMLYVIILSVLIVKILNRFIDGLFHRQTKIIKTNENRIKTLGGLLKSLLKYTVYFVALLILLDLAGINTSSLLTAAGIGGIAVGFGAQSLVKDVIAGFFILFEDQYQVGDYIETGEVEGFVEEVGFRITKLRDFGGQLHIIPNGEIKRVTNHTRGNMRALVKVKVSYEENIERVFSILREICEEIKTLEYIKEGPDVLGITDFGLEGIEFTIISKTTPLKQWAVEREIRKKIKERFEKEKISFAYFKAPLKGA
- the yedF gene encoding sulfurtransferase-like selenium metabolism protein YedF is translated as MVSVDCRGKKCPEPVIMTKNALEENENIEDITVIVDNEVSKENVSKFLKSRGFSVKAEEKEGLFYLTAHKEEKKEDKTEGKDDYVVLIGRNTFGQGSEELGKLLMRSFLYALSESQKLPESIIFVNSGVFLTTGGSEITGILKTLEEKGVSILSCGTCLDYYNLKEKLQVGSITNMYTIVEKMTLFKTITI
- a CDS encoding CvpA family protein, with translation MNFLDIFLLFIFIKGAVDGYTRGIVTSAINVVGIIISIYAAIFYQKNTVDFLSKNFGLERRLAQVFNLGTGRLPSDPLPAGILNHRMILDMALNAIAFLVIFAGIQIIFAVAEYFIAGLTKKTKMSFLNRLSGAFLSLIAIALWLSIVTTAFQPFFTIFNNRYFWNLLNESKILNQLRVIDTIFPKVIKFI
- the yyaC gene encoding spore protease YyaC, producing the protein MIIPQLLRTEEIRVHIENPLASEILSRGIGRILEEEWKQQSEIVFLCIGTDRSTGDSLGPMVGNFLLEDPVIKKIPLVNVFGCLKEPVHAGNLEKVLQELNDSKEKPFIIAIDASLGRLENIGTIKLGKGPLKPGAGVKKELPPVGAFHITGTVNFGGLMEYLVLQNTRLYIVYEMAKVISDSIHKGIILYFRK
- a CDS encoding diacylglycerol/lipid kinase family protein; amino-acid sequence: MSVFFVINPVAGRGRAKGVWSKIQKKIDIKYNYCFTSRAGEATYLAQKAWEQGFNTIVSVGGDGTIREIVKSLAGKEVKLGIIPAGTGNDFARTVGIPEDIEKSLDLIKRGNTRKVDVISCNGEILINAAGAGLDAFVADCVNNEVKFLKGSAAYIFAVIKTLLRFKPQEVEIILDGKVLKKRVWLVTVSNGRYYGGGMMICPTAQPDDGYLDVSIVNEVGKLEILRFLPKVFTGRHTTHRSYETIRGKKVTIKSRSPILVHTDGDIIGVTPKTFELWPGAINIIS
- a CDS encoding bactofilin family protein, whose protein sequence is MFGKKEELNSAKDRVETIIGKNAEFQGKIISSGVLKIDGTMEGEIESESDIIISEGSKVKAQIKANNAVIAGEYQGNIFLKGKLYIKTSGKVTGDVKVEGIIVEEGAEFNGKCEMIRTENG
- a CDS encoding M23 family metallopeptidase, producing MKKKKDSMTIMIVPHSDKKTLSFFLDSKKISIVKYGVIFSLFLIVLLTFNLIRYINLIKSENYKLLQENENYKEMEHKIKEYNQQKKQLEDKINEVEKKLSKIEELEGKLNQVLKDSTFKIQDYGLTQQKTMGLSSRGDINRGELLLILNDLNEKLEEKEKNLINLSEALMEMKERVDSIPGLWPVQGEITSDFGYRKNPFGRGREFHDGVDISAAYGTKIKAAANGVVVFAGYKAGYGYTVIINHNNGIQTMYSHASKILVRKGQKVLKGQDIAAVGSTGRSTGAHLHFSILHNGRFIDPLTYIKKQSYQD
- a CDS encoding DUF4446 family protein, whose translation is MQLQYIQEVKRLIGENIDTLILITVFLYIAALIIFIAVSVKLTKIMKKYQALTRGMDGKNLEEILMMIAREVEKTKEDGVSIKKKVEDFEARSKAALQKFHAIRYNAFENMGSDLSFSIALLNGNNDGFIITSIYGRDENRVYLKPISGGTSTYLLSEEEKKVLQKALSE